The window CTAATTTATACAGCAATCTACGGCATTGTAGTTTTCTCTTTTTATGTATTTCGACAGGTATGTTCTGTTCTGCATAGAGCTGTGCTGGTGAACTAGGGAACCTTGAACAGCAAGCAATTAGTTAGGGGGGAAATGGAATAATAATATTATGAAAGGTATAGTTGCTTGTAATTTTATTATCATCCGACAGATTCTTATTTGGGAGACTCCACCACAAACATGGGAGCTCTTTTTAAAGATTTGCCTCTTCTGACCTTTTCCTCCCATTAATGATTTTTTTTCATTAGTCACATGTGGATGTTGATTGATACCTCTGACTTGTGTGTGATTCTATTATGTGGGAGCACAAAGATCTACCTGAAAAGGTTGCTGAAGCTTTCCCATAAAAAACATGTTTGAAAAGTACAAGGTTTCAGGTGGGCATTGATATTCTAAGACATTGATTCTGCTGTCCCTTCCATAAAGCATGGAGATAGAGTAAAGGACAAGGAAAGGAAAGGGCTTGGCTTTTATATAAAGAGATGACAAGGATTCAAATGATTCCTCCTATGATAATGTAGTACTTGTCATTGTCCTTGATGATCCTTATAATTAACTGAACTTGGTCTCCACTGCTGCTCTGTGTCTGTCTGTATCAGTCAGTATCTGATTCAACTATCATTTTGTTGGAAAGTGATGTTTGAGAGAGAGACAAAGTCTTCCTATTCAAAACACTAGTTTGGGTACGTACGAGGAGGATTGATGAGGCTGTTTTGATTGGTGCACTTGGTGCTTTCTGCAAATTGTGGTTGAATGCTGACAACACTGGCATGAGGTGCTACTGGGTCTTTCTCTTTTACTGAAACACACTGGTCTTTTATCATCGTCATCATCTCAGGTCCACGTGGGTCTGAGGTATGCTCAGTGGGACCCGTTGAGCTCGTCCATGTCAGCATGTGTACTTTGTTTATATGTTTGGTGAACAAGATCCGATAAGGGCTGTCAGGATTGACAATGTTCTTTATAGCAGTTTGCTGAGTACATGAGACCTGCAAAGACTCATATGACATTAGTACAAAAAAAAGAAACAGAAATTATGGGTCAGTTTTGAAGCCCAAGGTGCTTATGGGTTTACAAGGTGGAAGACCTTGAGTCAATGAAAATTTTGAGTCATCTTGAAGCCCGACTGTTATATGTCTGTGGGCTTACAAGATAGGAACATAATTGATGCTCTTATGTGGCTATCGATTCATATGTTAGTTAAGTTCATACGGGTCACACGATTTATAAAGTTCATAACTTGGTGGGCTGCCTACACCTAGTCCAAATACCTATCCAGAAAAAAGAAAAGAAGAAAAGCAATGGGTTTTCTCCTCCCTCCGGAACCCAGACTCCTTTTTGTACTGGACTGAATTGTATCCTTCTAATGACACAAGTACATCCTTAATCCTACATGGTATAGATAAAGGGTTCGACCCAGACTCAAATTTGCCAAGCTTATCTACTTGAATAACCAAATCGTATAGAATAAAGTATTCGATCCAAATTCATGCAAAATTAATGTGACAATCATTAGTATTCCCCTTTTTCTTTCTCTTTTTTTGGGTCTTTTAGGCCCCGATTGTAACCCAAAAAAAAATAAAAAAATGTGACAATCATTAGTGAATTTTCTAATTAAGCTATGTTGTGGGCTTTGATATACACACTAATAAAAAGCCCAATTAAAGAAAAAAAAAACTAATAATAATAGGTCGGTTAATTAGGTCGGTGCCTCGCCGACTCACGCCTCTATAAATACGACATCGAGGGGCTGCGTACCAACTCCAATTCCAAAACCCCCAAAACCCAAAACCTAAAGAGCGCTTCCTCTTCCCCCAAATTACAACCAATGGCGGCCTACGCCGGCTCCGACACCGACCAGTACTGCAAAGACTGCAACCGAATCACATTGACCATCTTGGACCACCGTCAAGGCGACACCATCTGCTCCGAGTGCGGTTTGGTTCTCGAATCCCACTTCGTCGACACAACCGCCGAGTGGCGTGTCTTCGCCGACTCCGAAAACGACAACGACCCTCAACGCACTGGCGACCCCGTCAACCCTCTCCTCCACAATGGCGGACTCGGCACCATCATCTCGGAAACCAAAAAGAATAATAATAATAACTCTTCTGATAACAATCAATCTAGAAGCTTCGGAAGGGCTAACAAGATGGTGCAGAAGCAGCAGAACCCTGATAGAACTCTGACTCAAGCTTTCGGGGCGATATCGTCGAAAGCTTCCATGCTAGGGCTAATGAACACGGTGGTGAGTCGTGCGCAGCAGATTTACAAGGAGGCGGATGACAAGAAGTTTTGTAAGGGGAGAAAAGATGAGGCCCTCACGACGGCGTGTCTGTTTCTTGCGTGCCAAGAAGAGGGGTTTCCAAGAACCCTAAAGGAAATCGCGACGGTTGGGAATGGTGCTAGTAAGAAGGAGATTAACAAGATGAAGGAGCAGTTGAAGAAGGTGTTGGAGATTGATAGCAAGATTATTCATGCCGAGGATCTTACGAGGAGGAGCTGCTCTTTGATTGGGATGAAGCATTTGGGAATGAAGGCGGTGAATGAGACATTGGACAAGTTGAAGGAGTTTGATATAAGGAGGACGCCTAAGTCGGTTTTGGCTGCGGTTATGTACATGGTTGTGCAGCTCTCAAATGATGTCACAAGTTTGAAAGGTGAAAACTTTAACTTGTGTGAACAGAATATGCATAC of the Fragaria vesca subsp. vesca linkage group LG6, FraVesHawaii_1.0, whole genome shotgun sequence genome contains:
- the LOC101299115 gene encoding transcription initiation factor IIB-2-like, which codes for MAAYAGSDTDQYCKDCNRITLTILDHRQGDTICSECGLVLESHFVDTTAEWRVFADSENDNDPQRTGDPVNPLLHNGGLGTIISETKKNNNNNSSDNNQSRSFGRANKMVQKQQNPDRTLTQAFGAISSKASMLGLMNTVVSRAQQIYKEADDKKFCKGRKDEALTTACLFLACQEEGFPRTLKEIATVGNGASKKEINKMKEQLKKVLEIDSKIIHAEDLTRRSCSLIGMKHLGMKAVNETLDKLKEFDIRRTPKSVLAAVMYMVVQLSNDVTSLKEVSQAADVAVGTTKKTYKDLYPYASRIIPSWFAKLEEINSKLCIP